The Psychroflexus sp. ALD_RP9 region TAAAGCCAATTCAGCTTCAACCGAAGATGACAAAGTTTTATAAATTCCGTATAACTTCTGAGCTACTTCAACTTGGTGATTCACCTTTTGATCGTAACTTCTATTATTTTCAGCAATTTCAGACAAGTAACGTGTTCTTGCTGGCGGAATGACGAAAATTTTCTCAGACATTTCGTCTGTAATTTCGTAAGTACTATTGAGTTGGGCTTTGGTTTTATCGGCAACCAAATCCATAATTTGCTTATACAACACATTCATTCCAGGATCATTGAATTGAGAAGCAATGGTCCCGTAAACCGGAAGCGTATCGAGTTTTGCATCCCATAATTGGTGATTGCGTTGGTATTGTTTTTTCACATCCCGCAGCGCATCTTTAGCACCACGTTTATCGAATTTATTAATGGCCACCAAATCTGCAAAATCAAGCATATCGATTTTTTCCAGTTGTGTAGCTGCTCCAAATTCTGGCGTCATTACATACAATGAAACATCAGAATGGTCTAGAATTTCAGTATCGCTTTGTCCAATTCCTGAAGTTTCTAAAATAATTAAATCGTAATTGGCCGCTTTTAAAACTTCAACAGCTTCTTGCACATATTTGGAAAGTGCTAAATTAGACTGACGCGTAGCCAACGAACGCATATAAACTCTTGGCGAATTAATAGCATTCATACGAATACGATCGCCCAGTAAAGCTCCGCCTGTTTTTCGTTTAGATGGATCGACAGAGATAATTCCGATTTGTTTGTCATCAAAATCGACTAAAAAACGACGAACCAATTCATCTACTAAAGAAGATTTTCCTGAGCCACCTGTTCCTGTAATTCCCAATACAGGAACTTCATTATTACTCGATTTTTGTATCGGTTCAAAAACTGACTTAAATTCTTCATGTCGATTTTCAGCTAAAGAAATTAAGCGAGCAATGGTGTTTACATTTTTATTTTTAAGGTTTTCTGAAGTTTTTTCTGCTTCAACTAATTTTGGCGTTGGGAAGTCGGATTTTTCAACCAAATCGTTAATCATGCCTTGCAATCCCATTTCACGACCATCGTCTGGAGAATAAATTCTAGTAATCCCATAATTCATTAAATCTTCAATTTCTTCCGTCAGGATTACGCCACCGCCGCCACCAAAAATCTTGATGTGGCTTGCTCCTTTTTCTTGAAGTAAATCGTACATGTATTTAAAATACTCGTTATGGCCGCCTTGATAGGAAGTCATAGCTATGGCATTTACATCTTCTTGAATGGCTGTATTTACGACTTCTTCTACGCTTCTATCGTGTCCTAAATGAATGACTTCTACTCCAGTAGATTGGATAATTCTTCGCATGACATTGATGGCTGCATCATGACCATCGAAGAGTGATGCTGCCGTTACAATTCGAATTTGATTTTTGGGTGTATATGGTTTTTGTTGTTCCATGCTGAAGCTGAATTATATTTAAAATTATGATGCGGTAAATTTACGAATTTCATAACTAAAACCATTTGTTTAAGTTTATTTTAAATAGATACCAACTTTTAATATTATATAATTTGTAGCTACTTTATTAAGTTTGAAAAACTTTTATTAGCACATATATTTTATTTTCAATCTGAATAATTTGATGACATTTGATTTCACTCAATCCATTTTATGGCATATTGAAGAGCATCATTATATGTGTTAATATCTGGATAAACAGGCTCAAAAAGTTTTGGATTTCCTTTAGCGCCTATATCATAGGTTGAACTTACATAAACAATATTACCAGAATAAGGTAATTTAAAATCAATAAGCTCTCCGAAATCATTTGTTAGCTCTCCAGTTGATGTCCCAATAAGCGTACTTAAATTATATGTTTTAACAGCATCCGCTAAAAAGTTTGCACTTGAAAAAGTTTTTGGTCCAATTAAAACACAGGTTTTACCTGTAAAATAAAAACTTGGTTTAATTGGATTTATTAATTCACTATCAAAATCTTCAATTATAGTTCCACTTTCCTTATTGTAATAATATTCCATAAAACTTTTTCCATGATGCTTGCTATAGTTGTTTTTCTTGTAAGCGACTTTGGCTTGGCTACTTACTTTCCAAAATCTTCCACTGGATTGACGGTATGGTTTTGTGGTAATATAGGAAAGTAATAAATCATTTAGTTTTGAGTCTCCTCCTGAATTTTCTCTTATATCAATAATGAGTTTGTTTATTTTTTTATCATCAATTTCGCTGAAAGTTTTGGACAAAAAAACTTCAAAGGCGCTATAATCTGTGCAACTATTGTAACTAATAAGTCCAATATTATCATCAATAATTTCAAAAGTATAGTTGTCGATAGAATTACCATTAACTAAAAAATCATTTAATTCCTGTACATTTATTCCTTTCAAACTGATAGTGCGATCAGTTAAATAAATATTATATGGAGCTTTTAATTTATCGGTAAAAAACAAATAAAGCGGAAACAGCCTTTCACAATTTGCATTTTTAAATGTATTAACTCCACCTATAAAACTCATGCATTCTTTGTACAATTCAACGATACTAAAACCATTGATTTCGGTTAACTCAATACCAACAGGTATTTTATCGTTTATAGATCTCGTCACTTTAAAAACAGTATTATCTTTAATTAATTTCCCTGTAAATGGTAAGAATTGATAGCTGATTAATTCAGGAAAGATTTTATCGTTTTGCCAATCTAAGCCTGTATGACCTCCACTAAGTAATGCAGATAGCTTCATACTTGAAGCAATAAAAGTTTTAAGAGGTATAGAATCCCTATCAAACGTTGATAATGTAGCTTTTACGCTTTTGTCAAAATACTGCTTTTCAATTTTAAAATAAGGATTATAATGGATATCTTCTATATTTTTAATCATATAATTAATATCTGCTATTGCCTTTTCAGTTGATATGTAAGCCATATTTTGACTTATTCCAACTGATACTATCAAAATGAATATTACATTTATTATTAATCTTTTCATATTACATTTTTATGTTAAAT contains the following coding sequences:
- a CDS encoding S41 family peptidase, with protein sequence MKRLIINVIFILIVSVGISQNMAYISTEKAIADINYMIKNIEDIHYNPYFKIEKQYFDKSVKATLSTFDRDSIPLKTFIASSMKLSALLSGGHTGLDWQNDKIFPELISYQFLPFTGKLIKDNTVFKVTRSINDKIPVGIELTEINGFSIVELYKECMSFIGGVNTFKNANCERLFPLYLFFTDKLKAPYNIYLTDRTISLKGINVQELNDFLVNGNSIDNYTFEIIDDNIGLISYNSCTDYSAFEVFLSKTFSEIDDKKINKLIIDIRENSGGDSKLNDLLLSYITTKPYRQSSGRFWKVSSQAKVAYKKNNYSKHHGKSFMEYYYNKESGTIIEDFDSELINPIKPSFYFTGKTCVLIGPKTFSSANFLADAVKTYNLSTLIGTSTGELTNDFGELIDFKLPYSGNIVYVSSTYDIGAKGNPKLFEPVYPDINTYNDALQYAIKWIE